The genomic segment actatggaaacggattaaaccgcgtataatgaatttaaaattcatcccgacgtttcgaactctttacagcgttcgtggtcaacgggtgactgaggaaaaattacaatgtgcaaaagctgtacatacaagaaatattaactattattaatattaaattcattatacgcgatttaatccgtttccatagttttatttcatgaaatatATAGTGTTAAAAGGGTTCTATACCTTGTATCGGATCAGATTGCTGCCTATATCGATGCCCTTGACGTCGTGGATGGCGCGTATCATGAAGTCTCTTTCAAGGACGCTGTTGATTTCGTCCAGCTGCTCTTGCGGAATAGATCTGAAATACAACGATACACAAGTtgcaatttacaagtggtagtcactgtctcatatgacaagttgaaaagagacttcctaaacattaaataaatgtcatatacaaagaaaaagtgaccaaggcctgtgtgtgacgggttaagaatttcaccaccccctttcttcccgtgggtgtcgtagaaggcgactgtgggatatgggttaaattgtggcgtaggcgagaggctggcaacctgtcactgcaatgtcacagtttcgtttactTTCAAGCCCTTATTTGCAAAGAGTGGCACTCTGAAGCTTCATTAGTTTCATGTTCTCTGCCTACGCCtttttgggatacaggcgtgattgtatgccctctgccatccctgagatagaacagtatggttcgacctcctagctgaatcaactcaatttaatttgttcttagacgAGACTTCCTCTTGTAACTTGGaactttcagctttgagaaatgggctacaggtgtagtgcgaaatgtttttccttcgtattcttacggaaacgCACGAaggtgtcatgctatttcagttactcagtacaagaagtacttACATTGTTTGAACCAGCACTACAATCacgaacgtttccgagaaaatacgaAGAAAAATCATTGCGCACTATATCTGAAAGTTATCTTACTTAGCGTACAATCATGGCgaattttttctttttaacccccgacgcaaaaacgaaggggtgttataagtttgacgtgtctgtctgtctgtccgtctgtctgtctgtctgtctgtctgtctgtctgtctgtttgtctgtctgtgtgtctgtctgtggcatcgtagctcccgaacggatgaaccgattttgatttagttttttttgtctgtaaacaggcatacggtccgcctcgatggaaagcggtcaaaCAGGCATACgtaaaagcggtcaccgtaacctatggacgcctgcaactcaaggagtgtcatgCGCGTTAaccaacccattagaagcttgtacactcccttttgttatgttaagtacacagcaaaaaagagtgtacaagttccaaggagggttcgggttgccgacgactcaaaggacaatagacggaacaaattagttccgtagatctttccgtcaccagcacaccgcaccctcgttgagctctggcagccttactcaccgaaacacaacactatgagtagggtctagtgctatttggctgcggtcttctgtaagacgGAGGTACTTTCCCAGTTTGGCTCTGCtttagattcgagcgagatgatatccgctgtgctgtgccctaccacacaaagcggaatatcgtTCGCTATGCCCGACGATATGACGAATGCACAAGAATGTAAAAAGGTTTGACAAATTCTAGAATTTAGGCAGTCGGTTTtatgaaatgtgtaattttttttagttttagtgtTCCGCGAGATTAATCTTCAATCTCTACAGTATATCACAATATAAGGAGTTAGTACCTGCCCACCAACGCGCCCACATTGCTAAGTATAATAAACAAAGGCACCCCTCCTAGTACAGTACCAGTATACTGCCAACCGCGTCAGGCAACGGGTTCTGTCCTGAGAGATAGCCATGCAAGTCGCTACCACGACGCATTTACAGGCAAATGAAACATTACGCGACAGACCAGCGCTCCCACAAGCAAGTATGCAGCGCAAGTATGACGCATGATTCATTCATGGGATTCATTGAAGCCACCCCTCCCAGGATAGTGCCGACCGCGTCCGGCAGCGGGTTACCAGTGTACTGTGCCACCCAGTCACTACATCACACGTACCTGCCAACCAGTGCGCCCACGTTACTAAGTATGATGAATGAAGCCACGCCTCCCAGTATAGTTCCAACCAGTATACTGCCGACCGCGTCAGGCAGCGGGTTACCAGTGTACTGTGCCACCCAGTCACTACATCACACGTACCTGCCAACCAGTGCGCCCACGTTACTAAGTATGATGAATGAAGCCACGCCTCCCAGTATAGTTCCAACCAGTATACTGCCGACCGCGTCAGGCAGCGGGTTACCAGTGTACTGTGCCACCCAGTCACTACATCACACGTACCTGCCAACCAGTGCGCCCACGTTACTAAGTATGATGAATGAAGCCACGCCTCCCAGTATAGTTCCAACCAGTATACTGCCGACCGCGTCAGGCAGCGGGTTACCAGTGTACTGTGCCACCCAATCACTACATCACACGTACCTGCCAACCAGTGCGCCCACGTTACTAAGTATGATGAATGAAGCCACGCCTCCCAGTATAGTTCCAACCAGTATACTGCCGACCGCGTCAGGCAGCGGGTTACCAGTGTACTGTGCCACCCAGTCACTACATCACACGTACCTGCCAACCAGTGCGCCCACGTTACTAAGTATGATGAAGGAAGCCACGCCTCCCAGTATAGTTCCAACCAGTATACTGCCGACCGCGTCAGGCAGCGGGTTACCAGTGTACTGTGCCACCCAGTCACTACATCACACGTACCTGCCAACCAGTGCGCCCACGTTACTAAGTATGATGAATGAAGCCACTCCTCCCAGTATAGTTCCAACCAGTATACTGCCGACCGCATCAGGCAGCGGGTTACCAGTGTACTGGGAGACAGCCATGCAAGTCGCCGCCACTACCACCCCCGCCACGGCCGCCGTGTCTTCTAACAGAACCACATTCACAGACGGGTCTGAGCTGCGCATTACTGGAAGTGAAATAAAAGTGTATTATaccctgaccagaaatacatatatgattctgcgccatgttgcggaatttcattaaaactattttctttatactatactgaaactgtcatcccatacatccCATCATCACatctcctgacaatagtcatatattccTGGTCAGGTTTTACATGATTTGTCACTAAAGTGCGACTGCACGtaaatatacaaggtgctcgcgaggaacccgcataacttgaaccacgcgtttctgaggccaaaagaaagaaaaaatgttatatggaTTTTACCtcttggacgtattttcacataaaaactaatttttatccataaagttggcaattaaaatgagtttatatgacattttagtcttaaaatgtgaccaagaatatgccgttaaagttatatgggttcctcgcgagcaccttgtatattaaaaagaaaactctTTCCTATGAAATTGTGGTTCAACCACCTTTTGAATGACACCTTGGCCACTTTAGGGGTTTGTACCAAAAAGGTAGGAACAAAAGGAACCACTAATGGTGCGACTTTGTCCGTTTGTCCGTTACTCTCTCGCCTGACGCCAAAACTCATATCAGCCCAATCTCTAGGGGTGTGCTAGTAGCCATTTAGCCACCGTCCTTTTAGCTCTTTAATCAGATCCTGTATGATACAAAATCAAATGTGGCTTGAATTCCAACTTGAATTCGTCCTAAAAGTAAAAAGACCCTTACTGTATTCATACAGCGTGGTGTCCGCTTCCTTGGCGCCCTTCCGTAAGGAGTTCAGGGCTACCATTAACGTCGCACCTTCAGAAACCACTGCGCCGCCTAGCACGAAGTAGGCCTGAaacaatatatgtataatattagtagcGGCAAATAATTTATCATTGATTTcagacaatagtacattacatcagaggccgggaaaatgaggatttccggccaagttggtatatacggatagggatacgaggtcgggaatccgttttcacgccgagacatgtatagtgcttttctcaaacatacaatgaaataaaaaaaatgctctaaaggacaatattttataaaaaaaagttactttgcaggcctaggcctaaaaaataatatgaaatccctttacagtcctctcgagttgttgcgcccaaaaagcgatacttcccagcccattttaaggaacgtaaagacaatatttcattgcatatttgagaaaactatATAACAatagtataacaaataactattttagtaaataatacatatggtgtttttttacgcactagtgcgagaagtggtacattatatgtcaggtcgaaacttcggatggccatcaaaaggaaattcgtaactcgtgtcgatttaaaacactcccttcggtcgtgttttaatttatcgccactcatttcgtacttccttttttacgcacttgtatcgtaatgtactattttatgtcaAGTTTTTATAATCGTCCTATTCTGCTTTCGTAACGTATTTTTCATTGGTCACTTAACTTTACTCAGTCTTTCATATTTGGTGTTGGTCTTTTTCTTATTCCGACATATTCagtattgaatagattgatcaATATCTTCTTTTGGCATGTTCACTGTCTAAGCTATTTTTCTTAATGTACCGTCATTTCTTTAGTAATTTACTAAGGCCGATAGttcactatcatatgtttatcatagaaatatgagcataggtctgtatgcttccctttttctccaacgtgaagaaaaaggacggtatgttgcctatgatcatatttctatgataaacatatgataatggactatcggccttaaaCTTACCCAGAAGAAGCCGCGGTAAAAGGACAGGCCGCTGCCTACGCAGAATATGCCCACGACGGATATGAGCGACGACACGTATCTCATGTTCCTGTACCCGTACAGTCCTGATCTGCCTTCTACAAAATCCATGAAAagcaacttttttttaaactcaccCAGAAGAAGTCATGGAGCGGCTGCGGATCTAAGATGCCAGTGACCCCGTGATAAAAGGACAAGCCGCTGCCGACGCAGAATATGCCCACGCCGGATATGAGCGATGACACGTATCGCATGTTTGTGTACCCGTAAGGATGGTCCGGGTCCGCCATCTACAAAATATGtagcaataattattttttcagaaaataaacATTGTAAGACAAGGCTCAGTCTGTACAGTGGAAATCTAGAACTTAGGAAacggccggtctggctcagtcggtagtgaccctgcttgctaagccgcggtcctgggttcgaatcccggtaagggcatttatttgtgtgatgagcacagatatgtttttttaaatattgcctCGGTGGCAAACATGGATGTTTTCACCGTAAcctatatataagtatgtgtcATTTCCATCTATTTAAGTGTGTATCTATCGTCGCTATAAGTACTAagcatagtacaagctttgcttagtttggggctaaattgatctgtgtaaggtgtccccaataaaaaaaaaataaatacggCAACGTTTCAAATCGGCACAGATTAGGCCATTACGTGTTCTCTAAATAATATGACTTCGGAGtctttaaagctagaatgaatatgctttgggttggaaggttagatacactttcgtaaaactagtgcctacgtcaaatgtGTTTTGTCACAGCGGAGCCCAGGCTATCAAATGCTCAAATCCAGCTAATATGTGACAGACACCCCAACTTTTATCtctgactttttattttttaggatAGGTgaaacgtatctagaatgttcattttttaatctgatgattattatttttttaaattgagttttaaattttctgtgcagctctactcggcttttaactctacactcaataaaataattgctagctaccatcatataccttcaaactgtttaattgtgtacgttactgcaacgacataaggtttaccaatagacagctatgtcaatgtaaagcactttaacctgtgtcacagtaaacttcaaattggacaggtgactcagtaagcaaatttaaacctaaaattcaaaatgacaaggttgtaattaggtacgagttcaatttgttatgacttatgataaactttaaaattaaactgacgcacaacgtctatctcgtagcggaaaaaataatcgtccaagtaaccagccagtattaatacccttaaatactgaaaaaggtatacaacctctaacaatatgatatgcacaatgttgtattacaaatttgtagaatgggcacgtaaacaataactaataatacaaattaaaacaaaaaatattacccccatcaagatatagctcaatcgattctactctcgattctgaacaaacagttttcaggtttttagtgttaagtgaaacacggtgtatatgtatgAATGAAAGCCACAAGGGCTTTACAGAATGGTTCTTGTGCTTTCAAGATTTAACTTACATTCCTATTGCTGTCAACACCACCCGGCCCGATCGAGTCTTCAGCCCGGATTCTTCATCATCTTTTTTATGGCTCAGTTCTCTCCTGTAATTCCTTAACCGCCTCTTGACAGTAAATACATCTGTTAAGAATACACTGTTAAGTTAAAACTTTGAATCAAATGGATGAGTGAATGAGAATAATATCTTAAGGTTTGGCCAAACACAGGGCGCGACCGTAGCATGTGCTGAGAGGTTAGCGACGTCAAACAGACTGCGTCCCGCCGGCATCGCGCGCCGCGCTCACTCACACAGTCAAGGAATGAGCGACCCTCCGCGGGCGCATGGTGTAGAGGCGCGAGTCGCGCCCGCATTGCGCCGCGCCTGCGCCGCGTTCGCGCGCGCGATGACGGCGTGTTGAGAGCGCGCCCTGTTTGAACAGTCATCGCGTCGGCATCACGCGGCGCGGACGCCACGCTGCGTCCCGTGTGTTTGGCCAAGCCTTTAAATCATCGCGTCATTATAGCATCACGATTCAgctacttttatcaattataaagcgttaattttactttattcaaggacGCTTTACCCACTAGCTTTTTACCCGCGTCCACGTGTTTCCGTTTAAATTTTATTGGCCAATAAGAAATtcctttaaatttaaattttttattgttataaaaaaaaaaaaaaaagtcaattgTTTATTTACTAGCATACCTTGTTCGTATCTTCTTCTGTCTAATTCTCTTCTCAATAATTCTTTATCTAATGCTTCCTTAGAGCCCCAAACCTTGAATTAAaccaatttttttacattttgacaaTACACAAGATTATGTCAACATctttttatgttacatgttgTCCATGTTAATGAGAacatcaggggcccatttctcaaaactgaaagatacaagttacaagcggaagtctctttccaacttgtcatattagacattgactactgcttgtaaattgtaacttgtagctgcGAGAAATGGGGCCCaggtaatttttttgtatgactaTAAGGTTGTATTTGcctcacagagaacctcctatagagtggcagtcttgtatatttggttcgcgatacgagtcaccagtgtttggggtgcgaggagcgggcggggaatgtgtatGATTGgctttcaaggacggcgggcatcGCGCCAGATTGTATTTGCCAATCCTACCTTtttatgacttatttgtggaatgtaatgcttctgtttttaaatttgagcttcttgttacctttccacaccatttcacactacaggtggaattttaaggcatcaaaatacccttttccattttttttgtgcgaaaaacacacgctgctttcgggtctgttacttggtcgatactgatcgggcacggcgagcgcccgcgcttatatcagtgcaaatactaggaaggctggcgaccgcgagtcgtcttgtattGTCTATAGATAATCTTGCTGCTTTTTAAGGCAACATACATTTGAAATTGATAGCACAAATGACTTGCATATATAAAGCATTGATTTTTCTAACTTTTCAAACATTGTCCAGATCAAACAGAAATTCTGTTTGGTGGTAACTAGTAagattttttttccaataaaaGCTAGTTCTTCATAGAAGAAGCAATACTGACCTCAATAGCCTTAGCTTCCACATCCTTTCTATAATAAACAGTTATCGGTGGTTCTGCCTCATACGGGGATCTCCTCAATACCTTCGGGAGGGACTCCAAGTCAGATTGCTTTAACAAGTATTCTGTCATGGCTCTCATGGGTGTTATGAAGTTACGTTCAGTGTAGGAAGCGGAGAAATCTATAAGGAGTCGCTTTTTCACTGAAACAtagaaataaattttatgaaaGTTTGAAACAAATAATTAGTCTTTGATGATatttccgatccgatatcggatgtgggaccgatatcccatacattacaggcgccatcttggattttttctattgaaatccttccgacatccgatatcggatcggataatgtgaaaacggtctaaggatgtttacttgtgtgatgagcacacatATATGTTCCTATgtgatggatgttttctatgtataaatataagtatttctatagtacttatatatattgttgtctgactAGGTACCCACAACAAATGCCTTCTTGAGCTTGTCAttggactcagtcaatctggaTAAGatgccctataatatttatttattaaaatgttcTAATATAAAATTACCAGGTGGAGCAGCAGCCTCCTTAGATGCTGTTTGAATCTTCTGTATAGTGTATTTAGTAACAGTATCTGTAACCCATtttccatttctcaaaactgaaagttacaagttacaagtggaagcctctttccaacttgtcataatagacattgacaaccacttgtaaattgtaacttatttttattttttatttatttattaacttaagTGTATACAGCTTATACAAGTacagtgtcccacaaaacagtttccacggtttgactgtgggatcgtgCAGTTTCTACTCTCTTATAAAACAATCTATAAACTATTTCTATACACAATTTATGAGGTAACTACGCAGCTTTTTACCAAATTTAACTTTGTTGGCTTCCTGTCTGGTGTCAGTGGGCAGGCTGTTGAGTATGTAGGGAAGGTGTTTGTGAAGACATCTATCGCCGTAGTAGTTAGTGACCCTGGGCACAACAAACTTGCCCGCAGACACCGACCTGGTTCCACAAACATCGTTAGAGTGTAACTGGGTATGCTCTTGACTGCCATGGTTTTGAGAACTTGtagtttcgagaaatgggcccctggttgTCTTAATAGTATTACCATAAATTCTAATATAAAATTACCAGGTGGGGGAGCAGCCTCCTTAGATGCAGCTTGGACCTTCTGAATAGTGACTTTTGTAACAGTACTGTCATCATCTGTTTCTGCTTTCACACTTATACTTCCTTGAGGCTTCTGAACTATTAGTTTTTGTGCCTTTTGACTATGTTCTACTTGCTTTATGTCTTTCTTCTTTTCGCTTTTATCGTAGAAACGAAAAGATGTAGTGAAATATCTTGCAGACCTCCTAGTTTCAGCTGGCAAAGTCCTTACATCATAACGCAAAGTTCCCGCACAGAATGTATGTACATGTTTTAAATTAGTACACTGTCTACCTAGTTTTCTATAAAATGACTTAACAGTAAAAGAAGATAGTAAAACCATTTTCATGCGACTATTTTgattattacaaatctgatagAACTGCTATTGACTGTAATAGTTTTTGATGGACTGCATGATTCAACTGCAAGGGTTTCAAATGAATCTTACTTCaattatattacaattaaaCCCAAAATGAATTGACGATATTTATGTACTCCTGCAAATTGCAAAATACAAATACCGATTATGGACGAAAATCACGTATTCTCAATTTGACAGATCTGCTGTCAAATCAAAAGGCATTATAGGGCGTCTACAGACCTCCAAACTGATAAATCGCATGCGATTATTGAGGACTAAAGGCCAGTTCAGACAAGTACATATTCCGCCAATCCAGCTTTTGCGGACGCTAACACAAATGTAATTCTCACATATGATTTTGACCCCTgattatgatcaataagtattataaatattataatggtgCAGACGAAACAATACGAATTTGGgaatttattttagtagaacGAGTTGGAAGGTCTGTAAAGAGCCTAGTCTTTGACTTTTTCCTGTTTTGTTCGTTCAAATCATTCGTTCACCAGCCGCTTACGGCATATCCACGCCACGCCTACTCGTTTATTAGTTTCTGCTTGTAGAAttgattgttatattttatttctttacgcTATTGAAGTAGTTCCAGTTCGAAGATCTATTGAAGAAATCTACGAAATTGATATCGTTTGAATAAGAAGTACATCCCTAATACAAGGCCAAAAGATGCCGGCCAGCGGCTTCGATTTGTATAACATGCAAGACGCCAGAAATAATTTTGATGCAATGCGACCTACTCCGATTTGTACTGATGCCAATCAATTTATGGGACAATGTCAGAATATACACATATCGACGAATTGTTACTACGGATACCATGAGCCGAAACGACCGCAAAATGTTGAAGCGGCACCCGATTGCGAAATGGTAGAGGCTCCGCGTGATGATGCAAATTCACCGCCACACAACCATGGTAGAAAACGCAGCGCAGACGACGGCAATCATCATCAGATCAAGCGACCCCGAccaggtaggtttctttttaattgaCTCGTGAAACTTCCTTGATTTGATTGTATAGTAACGCTAATCATTGCAAGGTTATAAAACATTGTTAAGAATAACACTCGATCTCACTACGAAAAATGCATCAAGCCAAGGAGGTTTCTgtttgtattaatattttacttatTACTTGTATACTAACACAAATTTATGATTATTACATTATTACTATAACAACTTACTTTCTGACGTCATCTGTTACATTTAAACAATGCAGCAGGTTGTTTTTGTCACCATTTATCAAAGTGGGAAGTCTCTGTTTCTTGACATTGTGGGTGCTATTTTTCAAACCCATTCATTTTCAAAATACTtatgggcatttatttttttgttgcaATTTCAATCGAACATGAAATTCGGttaatttaaatagaagtcACATTGCATTTTCAAATCAAAAAGGTTGAAATGACCTTATTTGAAACTGGCATTAATTGTCAGGTGATCTGTGGATACAGTTAATACACCTGTTGCATTGACAAATTctgttttataattattaatacttatttaaatattttgtttggCAGGCATTACTTTACCTAGGTTGTGTTATGCTGCATGGTCTGAATTTTTTTATGTTGTCTGAAGGTTAACCCCCTTCaagtcataaatgtcataataaacACTTTTCTCCCAATATAGTTCAATATGTGCTGAGAAGTGAAGCCTCTTGTAGAGTGCCTGCATTCTGCCATGGTCATTTTAGGGCAATTTTTTggtattataaactgaaatagaaaaactaaagaaaaaactttttggTATTAATTAACTAAAATAAAGGATTTTGCTATTAGGACAACATAAAAAATTCTAACTATGCTTGCTTAGAATTATTGTAAAACCACTGTCTATGAAATGGTTTCTTTTAGTTGAT from the Leguminivora glycinivorella isolate SPB_JAAS2020 chromosome 8, LegGlyc_1.1, whole genome shotgun sequence genome contains:
- the LOC125228661 gene encoding zinc transporter 9, whose protein sequence is MKMVLLSSFTVKSFYRKLGRQCTNLKHVHTFCAGTLRYDVRTLPAETRRSARYFTTSFRFYDKSEKKKDIKQVEHSQKAQKLIVQKPQGSISVKAETDDDSTVTKVTIQKVQAASKEAAPPPVKKRLLIDFSASYTERNFITPMRAMTEYLLKQSDLESLPKVLRRSPYEAEPPITVYYRKDVEAKAIEVWGSKEALDKELLRRELDRRRYEQDVFTVKRRLRNYRRELSHKKDDEESGLKTRSGRVVLTAIGIFKDSEVILFREHMADPDHPYGYTNMRYVSSLISGVGIFCVGSGLSFYHGVTGILDPQPLHDFFWAYFVLGGAVVSEGATLMVALNSLRKGAKEADTTLYEYIMRSSDPSVNVVLLEDTAAVAGVVVAATCMAVSQYTGNPLPDAVGSILVGTILGGVASFIILSNVGALVGRSIPQEQLDEINSVLERDFMIRAIHDVKGIDIGSNLIRYKAEVDFDGRALTRSYLEKHDLNALLEDMKKIQTIDDVEAFLLKHGENIVDMLGGEIDRIELKLRKKFPQVRHCDLEIL
- the LOC125228456 gene encoding uncharacterized protein LOC125228456 isoform X2, whose amino-acid sequence is MPASGFDLYNMQDARNNFDAMRPTPICTDANQFMGQCQNIHISTNCYYGYHEPKRPQNVEAAPDCEMVEAPRDDANSPPHNHGRKRSADDGNHHQIKRPRPEGMGPSTSTYNPCLLRPTHNNPDISRCLMVHMI
- the LOC125228456 gene encoding uncharacterized protein LOC125228456 isoform X1, whose product is MPASGFDLYNMQDARNNFDAMRPTPICTDANQFMGQCQNIHISTNCYYGYHEPKRPQNVEAAPDCEMVEAPRDDANSPPHNHGRKRSADDGNHHQIKRPRPEMQREKSNEPETNENLKTDRSKEELLETLYWNIHGGNFIDFLQCL